Genomic segment of Candoia aspera isolate rCanAsp1 chromosome 2, rCanAsp1.hap2, whole genome shotgun sequence:
gaactgccttCACTAAGCAGCGCAGTCATGTGGGTTTTTTTACTTATGATCGTGTCACTTGATAATGgagtttccggtcccaattagcattgtaagtgaggactacctgtatgtattttttacacatttattgttttattacttgttgtacactgcccagagtcactttttttgagatgggcagccatctaaatttgataaataaactaaatttaattggatttccttttctttttctcttgtctttAATCCTTTTACTCggtacttattttttttctgtacttctgTACTTTTTGTGTACTTCTAGGTAACACAGTTTATCCTAAAATGGAATAGTCTGTTGGGCATGTATTTATGTGTCTTACTGAAGAACAAGCACTTGCACGTGTGCATAATGAAACTCTGAAGGAAAACTAGAGATAGACAGCATATCTACTTACTGAGGATAATGATGACTGTCTTGATGAGGTTGATCATAGTTTCCTTGTAGCGTGGGTGGAATGTAGTATGCTTAGACATCCGAGCCATCTTCCTCTTGACGTAGATGAAAATATGAGTGTAGACAACCACCATAATGAGGAAGATAAAAAGATTGGAGAGTGCCCAGAAGGTCAAATATCTGCGACTGTAGAGAGGAGCCATCGTAGAGCAATCATCCAGCTGACACAGGCAGTGCCAGCCATATGAAGGGATGAGACCCAGAAGCAGGGCCGTTATCCAGATGCAGCCAATGAGAATAATTACCCTCTGGTTGGACATCTTGCTATGGAGCTGCATGGTGAAAACCGTCTGGTGACGCTCTACTGCAATGGCCAAAAGGTTGACTACTGAGGCAGTCAGGCTGGTGTCCAAGAGGCTCTGCCTGATAAACCAAGTCTTGAGAGAGAGCTTAGCTGTCCTTGGCCCAGTGTGGAACATCAGGAACATGTATGCAATCCCAGCAAAAAGATCAGCTGCAGCCAGATTCCCCAACAGATAATAGATAGGGTAGTGGAATCGCTTGTTGATAACAATGGCCGTGATGACCAGCAAGTTGGTGAGCAGTACAATGATGCTGACTGTCAAGCCAAGGGCAACCACCAAGATATCCTTGGGCCTCCATTCATGGAATAGCTCCTTCCCACTGTTGTTATAGAAGAACTCAATTGTCTTATTATAATGGCACACGGTCATCTTTTCAAACAGTCAAATTCTGGttgggggagagggaaaaaagaaatgcaatctTCTGTTTACACAATCTTAACCTTTAAAGAGAGGACAGAAGACAGGTCTAGCTAATCTCAAGTTCTCTGCCCACACTGGACATAATTCACTCTCCAATCTTCCACTCAAGAAAGTCCCAGCCATTAAGTATTCCTCTGATGCAATTATCTCCATATGTCCCAACTCACTGAAGATGAACAAGCAAAGATTTTCTCTCTTCTACCAATAGTTGAAAGTGTTCTTAAACAGCACCCACTTCATAATTATTATACATCTTCCATGTATATAATTGGGGGAAGGAAAGCCAATACTCTCCAGTTACTTATCTCCAATTACCAAGGCCGATAGTAAGGAATGA
This window contains:
- the LPAR2 gene encoding lysophosphatidic acid receptor 2, giving the protein MTVCHYNKTIEFFYNNSGKELFHEWRPKDILVVALGLTVSIIVLLTNLLVITAIVINKRFHYPIYYLLGNLAAADLFAGIAYMFLMFHTGPRTAKLSLKTWFIRQSLLDTSLTASVVNLLAIAVERHQTVFTMQLHSKMSNQRVIILIGCIWITALLLGLIPSYGWHCLCQLDDCSTMAPLYSRRYLTFWALSNLFIFLIMVVVYTHIFIYVKRKMARMSKHTTFHPRYKETMINLIKTVIIILSAFVICWTPGQVVLLLDGLGCKSCNVLAVEKYFLLLAEINSLINAIVYSYRDNEMRSTFRKILCFACHRMPKYSPASSKSSTIEHRILSQNGHPVMDSTL